A segment of the Streptomyces pactum genome:
GCCGGATACCGCGTGATAGCTGGCGCACTGGTCCGGGCGGTGCCCTTGGAAATGGTCGTTGACCTGGTCGATCACCGTTGGGATGTCCAAGTACCGCTGCCGCATCCCGGCCATGCCCGCGCACACGGCCTCCAGAGCGGTCACGAAAGCATGGTCGTACGCGAGCTCGCGGGAGCGGGCTGAGGCCACCAGCCACAGCCCTTCGGCCCCTGGGGGACGGTAGTCCACCAGGGGCCGGTGACGTTCGCAATCTCGGCCGCGCCCAGTTCGGCGTAACAGGTGTCGAGCAGCAGCAGAACGTGCCCGACCTGGGCGTCGGCCAGCAAGTCCGCGAGTTCGCGGGAGGCGAGGGTGGTGCTCACGCGGTTGCGACGGCTGTTGCGGCAGGTAAGCCGGTGGTAGCGGTCGTCGCGCAGGCCATGCCCTGCGTAGTACACAACGAGCACGTCCTCCTGGCTGCGCTCGTCCGCCATGAGCCAGTCCTCCAGACCGGCGCGCACCTGCTGGGCATCGGGTGCACGGGCGAGCTCCGGGAGGATCTCCGCGTATCCGAGGGAGGAGAAGAGAGCCATGACCCGCCCCAGGTCCTCGGCCACGCCCGGCAGGTCTCCCAATAGCGGATCGGCGGTGAACGTGCCGGTGCCGAAGGCGAATACATACCGGTTGAGCCCGTCGGCAGCCGGGCCGTTCGGTGCGCCTGCCGTAGGGGCGCCAGCCATTGGGCCCTGCGTCACCGAGCCAGCCCTATGGCGATCGCCGTCCCGGTCTCCACTGCCGTCAGATAGGCGCGCATGCTGTGCATCTCGGAGCCGTTGTTCACGAGCAGATCCAGGACCTGCGGTCCGAACCGGGGCGCCAGTTCGCGGACGAGCGCAACCACGTCACCGCTGTCGGCCAGGTTTGTCCATTGCTTGACTGGGGTCGGCCAGACCCCTGTCCTGTCCGGCTGCGGTGCAGGCTGTAGGCGGTCGAAGACAAGCCCAGCCAGACCCAGCGGGGAGCCGAGGGTTACCAGGGTCAGCGGCGGCCGCTCCGGAGGGAGCGCGCACAACACCTCGTAGGCAACCACCGAACCCAGCGAGTGACCCACGACCACCCGGGTGTCTGGCGTGATCAGCTCCGCAGCCCGAGTTCGTACGGCTTCCCGCAGCTTGGGCTCCGTGAAGTAGCGACGCACCTGCTTAAGGTCCGAGATGAGTAGCCGGTCGGAGACGGCACCGAAGAATCGGATGCGAGTGAGAGCGTTCAGGGCGCGGCGAACCCGGTCCACAGACAGAGAGCGGCCAGCAATACGGCCGAGGGCGCCACGGGCAGGGGGGCCGTCGTCCGTACCGTCCGGCCTTGTGGTCTCCGGGCCGGGGATACCGGGATCCAGCCGAGCGGCCTCCCGCCACCAGGTCTCCAGCAGCTCGGCCTCGAACCCGGGCTCCACATCCTCCGCCCGGTAGTAGGGCTCGCCGCGCGTGCCAGTCTGCCTGTAGAGGTCCCCATATCCGGCGCAGGCAATGTCGTCGTCCGACAGCCGCCCGAGCGTGGGATCTCGGCGTAAGGCGAGTCCGACTCCGCCGCGCAACGCCGGCGCGATTTCCGCCAACATGGTCTCAGCGGTACCAAGTTGACGCCCCACCCCGTGCACACAACAACCCGGCTCATGTTCCCTCTGATGCGCGTTCCCGTGCTCCCGTCACAAGTTTAGTCGGAGGCATTGTCAGGGTCTGATCTCTTCCCCTCTACGCCGTTCATCGACTTGACGGGCGAAATCCCTGCTGAGATCAACCGCCCCCGTAGAGACCCGGCAGGTCGACCAGGAGGAGATCATCACGTCTGGCCGCCAATTCGACCAGGTCCGGGTAGAAGCCGTGCAGGGAGAACAGGGCCAGCGTGGCGCCTGTGGTGTCGTAGCCCTGGCCGGTGAGCAAGCCCCGGATGTGCTCGAGGCGTTGCAGGTCGCCGGTGCCGCGGCGGGCGGCGGTGGCCTTGGCCTCACCGATCAGGGCGATCCGGGCGCGCGGCGCCTGCGGACGCTCACCCAGGGCGAGGGCGAGCACGTCGACCTCGTGCTTGGTGCGGGCCGCCGGGTCGGCGACCTCGGTGGTGCCGACGGGGCCCGGCAGGCCGCCGGGAAGGAGGGTATGGGCGTAG
Coding sequences within it:
- a CDS encoding caspase family protein; this translates as MAGAPTAGAPNGPAADGLNRYVFAFGTGTFTADPLLGDLPGVAEDLGRVMALFSSLGYAEILPELARAPDAQQVRAGLEDWLMADERSQEDVLVVYYAGHGLRDDRYHRLTCRNSRRNRVSTTLASRELADLLADAQVGHVLLLLDTCYAELGAAEIANVTGPWWTTVPQGPKGCGWWPQPAPASSRTTMLS